One part of the Vicia villosa cultivar HV-30 ecotype Madison, WI linkage group LG6, Vvil1.0, whole genome shotgun sequence genome encodes these proteins:
- the LOC131611377 gene encoding uncharacterized protein LOC131611377: MDVENQNPDSSFPFWKPVPRRFQPDSPFFAIGNLERELLVKQVALEFTEEKEQIESFIQEDDREVFCPIVGCGARLASMDDFENHYNARHTASCSVCSRVYPTSRLLSIHVSEAHDSFFQAKVARGYDMYECLVEGCGLKFKSYKSRQQHLVDKHKFPTSFEFFKKALPSRKQRMKSQRKKPSHKEDTSGMMEVENAAMDDLVSAVSRLNTTDSTPSSISFGRRNTKGLSFVPRAVQHGKGSNSGSSVTKRS, from the exons ATGGATGTTGAAAACCAAAATCCAGATTCAAGCTTTCCGTTCTGGAAACCCGTTCCTCGCAGGTTCCAACCCGATTCACCTTTCTTCGCTATCGGTAACCTCGAACGGGAACTTCTTGTCAAACAG GTTGCGTTGGAATTTACAGAAGAGAAGGAACAGATTGAGAGTTTTATACAAGAAGATGATAG GGAAGTCTTCTGTCCTATTGTTGGGTGTGGAGCGCGTTTGGCTTCAATGGATGACTTCGAAAATCACTATAATGCAAGACATACTGCATCCTGTTCTGTGTGTTCTAGAGTCTATCCAACGTCACGTTTGCTCAGCATACATGTATCCGAAGCTCATGATTCTTTCTTTCAGGCAAAAGTTGCACGCGGCTATGACATG TATGAATGCTTAGTGGAAGGGTGTGGTTTGAAATTCAAAAGCTACAAAAGTAGGCAGCAGCATCTGGTCGACAAGCATAAATTCCCGACATCGTTTGAGTTTTTCAAGAAGGCTCTGCCGTCAAGAAAACAGAGGATGAAGTCTCAGCGCAAAAAACCTTCTCATAAGGAGGATACTTCAGGAATGATGGAAGTGGAAAATGCAGCCATGGATGACCTTGTCTCAGCAGTCTCTAGATTGAATACAACGGACTCCACTCCTTCCTCTATCAGCTTTGGTCGTCGTAATACCAAAGGCTTGTCATTTGTCCCTCGGGCTGTTCAGCATGGGAAGGGGTCAAACTCGGGTTCATCCGTAACTAAGAGATCATAA